Proteins encoded together in one Solidesulfovibrio fructosivorans JJ] window:
- a CDS encoding response regulator: MRILLVDDEKELVSALAERLNLRGIEAAYATDGDEASDKVRAGAYDLAVLDMKMPGLSGLDLKKKLQRLRPGMRFIFMTGHGSEEDFRAGSAEAAGYLVKPVRIDDLIAAINTALAGGQG, from the coding sequence ATGCGCATACTGCTCGTGGATGACGAGAAGGAGCTGGTCTCGGCCCTGGCCGAACGGCTCAATTTGCGGGGCATCGAGGCCGCGTACGCCACGGACGGCGACGAGGCCTCGGACAAGGTCCGGGCCGGGGCCTACGACCTGGCCGTGCTGGACATGAAAATGCCGGGCTTAAGCGGCCTGGACCTCAAAAAGAAACTTCAGCGCCTGCGTCCCGGCATGCGGTTCATTTTCATGACCGGGCATGGCTCGGAAGAGGATTTCCGGGCCGGCTCGGCCGAAGCCGCCGGCTACCTGGTCAAACCCGTGCGCATCGACGACCTCATCGCCGCCATCAACACGGCTTTGGCCGGCGGCCAGGGCTAA